In Macaca fascicularis isolate 582-1 chromosome 12, T2T-MFA8v1.1, the genomic stretch GCCCTTTGATCCGGCTTAGTATAATGCAGTGGCAGCTTCGAAGCAGATAGATCTAAGATCTAAACATTATGTTTGTGATCTTGGGCTAGTCACTTCCTTTCCCTACCTCTCAGTCTTGACTGGAAATAGGATAACAGTCTCCCTACCTGGCAGGCTTGCTGGGAAGGTTAGGTAGGAGGACGTGTAGAATAACAGGACCTTAGGAGGTACTTAGTATGTGCGGTGCCCTCCTCACAACCCAGCTTCTCCTGGCCAGGGTCCCCAGGATTGAAAAAGGggattcatttaaatttaaaatccagAGTTTCAAGGAAAATGTTGTAAAGGAATCTCTTTTCCCCATAAACGCCTTTCCTAACTTTGCCCTTTTTCAAGGTATGGGGATGGGGTCCCTCCCTGATGGCCAttgtcttccttcccctccctccccgtCTGTCTAAATCATTCTTATCCTTACAGTTAAAATACCACTTCCACCCTGAAGCTGCCCCCTTGTCCTCCTTCCATTGGCTTCTCTGTGCTCCCACTGTATCACATACATTGGGCAACTATGCTAGTTACTGCATTTGGCTGACAACAGTCCTTTAGGTCTCTCTTCCCTGCTCCTGGAAGGCAGATACCTTGTCTTTAGGAGCCCTGAGGCCTAGGAGAGTGTTGGTGCTGGAGACGGGTTTGTGGAGTGTCATGGACAGGCTGATTCACCTTTCTGGGCTCTATATCTGTGGGGGTTCCTTTGTTCAGGAGGGACTCCTGGGTGGCAGCCAAGCCAAAGGAGAGCGGCCTGGTCCCTGAGAGACTGACCCTGAAGCTAGGAAGAAGGGAGTGGGGGAGGAGGTGACACGGGCAGGTGTGGGAGAACACAGAGGCCTTCATGGCCACAGCTGCAGGGTGTGCCGGGTGAGGAGTGAGGGGCCCCGGTGATAAGGTGTCCAACTGCCTTGCTCAGATGTGCCTCAGAGGGAATGAGCctctcctgcctgccttggccccttcACTCTcctctatttattttgtttttctttctttatttctatatttatttatttatttatttatttatttatttatttatttacttacttacttagagacagagtctcgttctgtcgcccaggctggagtgcagtggtgcgatcttggctcatggcaacctgtctcccgggttctagtgattcgcctgcttcagcttcccaagtagctagtactacaggcgcccaccaccatgcctggctagtttttgtatttttagtagagacaaggtttcaccacgttggccaggctggtctcaaactcctgacctcaagtgatctgcccacctcggcctcccaaagtgctgggattacagccatgagccaccacgcccagcctcttttattttttattttttgagatggagtctcgttgtgtcacccaggctggagtgcagtggcacaatattggctcactacagcctctacctcccggctcaaatgattctcctgcctcagcctcctgagtagctgggattagaggtgcccaccaccacgcctggcgaaattttgtatttttagcagagccaaggtttcaccatgttggtcaggctggtctcaaactcctgtcctcaagcaatctgctcaccttggtctcccaaagtgctgggcttacaggcgtgagccattgcgcctggtcACCTGTCTATTTCTGACACTTCATCTCTTTGGTCTGAGCCCAGACCCCCTTCCCCTGGATCTTTGACTCTGCTTACACTCCtgatccctccccaccccaccagtGCCCTCCAAGGTCAAGTGTGGGTTGATGGGTTGGACCAATAATTCCCACTGGCCTGAGGCTCTTccactcccccagccccccagtcTCACTTCAGCTGGCATCTTTCCCAGTAGGGACTTCCAGGCTGTTCCCCGATGCCCAGCACCTGCTTTCACTGGCCTTCTTCTCCCTACTTGTCAGAGAATCCTGGCCAGGTCAGAGCTCCAGTGCTGGCCAGGAAAGCAGCTGCAGCGGCCTCTTATATCCCACTCTGATATTCTAGCAGCAGCCAGGCTGGAAGCAGAGAGGACCCCAGGACCTTTGAGTGACTCGACTGTCTTGGTCAGGAAAGGGGAGTCCTGCAGGGGTGTGGCCCATGCCCTTGGAATTGGCTTGGAGACCTGACTCCAGGTTCCTGAGAAGTTTCTCTCCCACCTTTTTCACTCCCCCTCCTTACTCCAATGTGATGCATGCTTTCTAAACTCTgcctccaggccaggcacagaggctcagtcctgaaatcccaccactttgggaggctgaggcgggcagatcacttgaggtcaggagttcaagatcagcctggccaacatggtgaaaccccatttctactaaagatacaaaagttagccaggagtggtggtgggtacctataatcccagctactcgggaggctgaggcagaagaatcgtttgaacctggggggctgaggttgcagtgagccgagatccatgccactgcactccagcctgggtgacagaacaaaactctgtctcaatcaatcaatcaataaaaataaactctgcTTCCagcctctctgtctttctctcatcTGTAATAATATCTTTGTGAATTATAGAATCCCAGATTCCAGGACATTGGCCAGGCTCTCTGGAGGTCATCTTGTCCAGCCTCATTGCATCCAGGTTATCCAGCCTATGCTGTGGCCCTGTCAAACCCTGTCTTGGGAgtgaggcagagaaggagagctTCCCAGTCACCAGTTTCCCGCTTCTGCTCTGCTCCCTGCTCCAGCCTTGCCCACCCCCAGGAAGTTCTTTACAACATCTGACCCATCGTTATTTATACCTCCAATCAATGAATGTAGAAAATAGCTCACTCTCATAGAATGGTCAAATCAATCgctctcttccctcttcctctttctgttttttcttttcttttctcttctcttctttttcttttcctttcctttcttttcttttctttctttttgagacagtgtctcactctctcacccaggctggagtgcagtggtgcgatctcagttcactgcaacctctgtctccaaggttcaagtgattctcctgcctcagcctcccaagtagctgggattacaggtgcctgacaccacgccagctaattttttttagtatttttagtagagacggggtttcaccatgttggccaggttgatcttgaactcctcacctaaagtcatctgcctgcctcagcctcccaaagtgctgggataacaggcataaaccactgtgcccagtcctgttttatattttctatgaaaGAAACTAAACCTCCCCTTGTTCCACTAGGGAAAACACCACCCAGTGTcactcccttcccccatcccatcTTGTCTTTCATCCACCCCCCTCCTGGAAAAGGAAATGGGAGCCAGAGGCCTAGGACAGCCTCATCTGGCCCCAcagggaggcagggaaaggaCCCCAGCTTCTTTGTGGCAGTCAGGTTTTCTAGCTGCCACCCCCAACCCAGGCTGGGCCTGACCACCCTTTCCCATCCTGTCTTTATCTGGGGCCCTGACCCATTGCGGGCAGTCCTGTTGCTGGCCCCTGCTGAGCTCCAGGGTGGGGTGCAGAAGGGGGTGGGTTGGCCATCCATTCCCCCCTCCAGGCCTCCCGCCTTGGCAGCTTCCCCTGAAGGGAGACAATGGGGCTGTGAGCAGAAAAGGGCAGGGGCAGAAGGAGGCTGGCCCAATCCAGGCCAGAGCATGCCCTGAGCCCACCAGAGTTCTGGCACTGAGACGTTTCCTGGGGGGTGCAGCCCCCTCCTGCCCTGTTCTCATCAGAAGCCAGGAGTTGGTGGGGAGAGGTTAGCAGGAGGTTTGCTCACCAGGCCCAGCAAGGCGGGGTTCCAGAATGTGCACTATGATGGAGAAATGCCACTGTGGAGGGGATGAGGCGAGGGCAGGGTTGTCAGGCTGGCGGAAGGGTGGCTGGAGGCACTCGGAACATAGACGCCTGTCCTTTGTGGGTCAGTGACAGCACCCCCAGCCTGCACCCTCCTTCCTGCCTAGGCCAGGCACTCCCTCGGGTGCTTCTCCAGAACTGCCAGAGGAGGAGCTGAGGGAGAGAAAGGCCTCTGGGAggcttccaccttggcctctctgGCTGGTTCCTCCAGCTCCGAGACCTCTGTTTAATCTAGAAAGTAGATCTAGAAAGCACTTAGAGACAATCAGGTCCAATATTTTCACTTACATGTGAAGGCGGCAAGGTCACGGACAGGCAGTGAAAAGATGACTTGCCCCTGGCCACCCAgaatccaggcagctcagagctGGACTGAGTCCACCTCTGGCTCAGTATCTCATTCTTGTAAGGGGGTGGGAGATCAGGAAAGGGGCACAGGATCTTTCACAGGCCTCTCCTGCTCCCCCGTCCCACCCTCAGATAGGGCGAGTAGAGGGCCCAGGACAGTCTCCTGGGGCACCTTCGCCTGCTTCAGCCCTGACCAATAGGAAGCCCATTGCACAGCGAAGTCTGTCAGAGAAGGGAATGCCTCCACTTCTCCCAAGAGTGATGAAGACAGATGGGTGAGGAAGGGCAGAGGGAACCAAGTTGAGTTAGGAGTGGTGAGGGGGGAATGGGGTAGctggggggcagtggggaggcaGGGGTTAATGGAGCTGGGCATCACTGGCTTTGATGTGGTGGTTTGGGTGGGggtaggggctgggggagggggagcagTAATTACCGAGTTAGACAGAGCAGGACAGGACAGGCGGGCGGGCACAGGCCCGGGCCCAGCCGCCTCAGCAGCCGTCAGGCAACATTTTTCTGCCCCTTCTCCACCACcaacctcccccacccccacccacagccCCAGGGCTCAGGGCTCCCTCTGCTGGCTTGTGGGAGGTGGGGTCAGTGTGGGGACCTTAGGAGCAGGGGCGGGGAAATAGAGGGAGGCTGACTTGGAGATCCTTCAGAGGGCATTGGGCAACCAGTGGGCTGTGATCCCTTTggcctcagtgatccacccaGGAGGGCCTGCTGGGGAAGAGGAGGGTCCTAGAGGGTACATTTGGTCCAGGAGCAGGGctggatggaggaggaggagacgcAGGGATCCAAGCTGAGAAGAAATAGCAGAGAGTTGGAGAAAAGGTTGTTCTTGGAAATCCACAATGCTGCCTGCACCCTACGGTTTGCCCTAAACTGGGCAGGCTCAAAAGATGAATAAGGGTGTGAGTGGGAAGACAAACACCAGTAGTTGGAGGAAGCCCACTCTCTGGACAGGTTCTCTGCATCTGTAATCCGGGAGGGAGGTGGATATTACTATTTTCATCATCCATCTAATGAAGACTAAGTGCCAACTTCACATGCTAGGGACTCACTCAACATCATAGAACAAGCAAATGGCAGAGCCCAGATCCAAACTCAAGTCTGGTGGATCCCAAAAAACCCTGAGTGTACTCCATGAATGCCCATGCATGAGCTTATTGTCTTTTGATGAGTTTTCTACCTAGTTGGAAAGATAAGACaagcaaacatgaaaaattaattaTACCACTGGCAGGATAACAGACACTCCCCTCCCCGCCACAAATGAGTGACACCTTGGGAGATGCATGGAGGAAGGTCGGTGGGGATTGGGGCCCAGGGAGGCTCCTTAGGGCAAGTGGGATCTGAGGTGAGTTTGGAGAGATGCTAAGATTTTGATGACTTAGGGTGGGTCTGAGTCCAGAAGTTTAGCGATGTTATCTGGAATATATTTGGAGTTAATCAACCCTGCTAGGAGTACGGGGCTGTGTGGAGGATGCTGTGGGAGGCCACCGGAAGTCTTCTGATATCTAACGTGCCCATTTCCCTACAGCACTGTTTGTGTTTGAAATATTCATCTACTGTGTCTTGCAATAGGGATCCCCCCACCAGTGGCCAGAGTCAGTTGTCTCCTGTCTTGCTCATCTGCATAACGAGGGTGACATGGGTGGGGCTGAACTGGGGGATCTCTGACATTGTTCTTGTCCCTCTGACTCAAGAGATGGAAAGGTAGGTTAGGCCAGAAATCTAGGACCTCCAGGGCTTAGGTCTACAGATGTTGCCAACAGGGACTGGCTGGCCCCTGATACCACATCCCTGGGCAATTGATCCTACCAACCATGGTCCTTAGTAGAGAGACCTTGGTGCAGGCCAAGCCGGTTAGAATGACCATCCATAGGCTTGCCCCTTCTTGTCCGCAACTTATTTCTTTCAGGGGTAgcctcatttttttctatgcCCAGGAATGGCTGTTTGATGAGGATCCCAGATCCTATATATTGTGTATGACCACCACTGTGCGTCAGACCCAAAAACAGGCAAATTCTCCCAAAGGAGCACATCTTCTCTGGGCTGATCCCAGGCCAATGCTGACCCAAAGGCCTGAAAAGCAGAGTTCACTGTCTAAGGAAGCATAAAGGAAGGAAGGTGAAAGGTGAGTGGGGATGGGGGAGATATTACTTGATGTGGTGTCAAAAGCCAAAGTTATAGGGGGTATGTGAGTCTCTCATGCTAACTCCTCAGTTTTACTGAAGCCCACAAAAGGAACTGACTTGCTCAGAGTGGCTCAGCCCACACAGAGTTGACAGAAACCAGAGATCGGAAGCAAAGCTTGGTGTTTTGCCCAATGCCCCCTGCCACGCCCCTTCTGGAGTTTCATTTCCTATGTATTTAGGATGGGAGCAAGGACAGGAGGGCAGGGAACAAACTGGTCCCTTGGGATTCTAGCTGCTACTACTGCCCATCCCTCCCCCTGACCAGCTTGTAAACAAGTCTAGTTCCCAGGCAGCCAGCCAGCCTGGGGAGCCAGACCCAGACCAGGAACTGGCTCTGGGGcagccccccagccccagccccacctcctgaAAGTCCCTGGCCTCCATACTCCTCATGATTCTCCCTGTCTCTAGTCCCTGCGAAACAGAGAAGGTCAAGaggtttctgtctttctgtcttgcTCATCTCCACTCCCTCCTGCCTTCttaagggaggaggagggagaggagaaggatgGGGTAGAGTAACCTTGGGAAGATAAAGCCAGTCAACCCTGAGAAAGTAGGGAGTTAGCAGAGGGCAGGGttgaggaggaggggctggggaacTTAGAAGTAGGGGCAGCGGGGGTGGGGAAGATGAGCTTGCAGAGTCCCCGACTCACAGGTGGAGCCCCAGACATAAGGAGCTGGATGACTGCAGAGAGGACTCATTCCCTGCCTCTGACTCTCAGTGGGGGAAAAGAGCATGTTTGAGGAAATGAACTAGGAGTCATGAAATAAGATGTGGACAGgagcctgggctcaagtgagaaCTTTCTCTTAGATggcttgtttattcattcaaaacCACATATTAAATGATGTTTGTTGTATAATATACTACAGGTATTATTCACATATAGCACAGAATTCATACTATACAATTTCATTTGTAATACAaattggggttgggggaggataTAAACTAAGTACCTAAGTCTTCCAGGAGATGCAAAGGAAAATAAGGCAGTCCTAATGCTCAAAAAGCTCATGGTCTTATCTCCTGACCCTGCACAGCCATGTTGGAAGCTGCCTCCAATCCTTCTTATAATGAGGTAGGATATATGGGCAGCGGAGggacagatagatggatggatcCATAGAGACCAATCAACTCTCAAAAGTCACTGGGTCACTGGGGTGCCCTGACCCACCCTCCATTGCTTTACTTATCTAGGCTGGGAAAGGGTGGGGGCCAGTGCTGGGCTGGTCTTAAGTACACAGGAAGGAAGATGTGGACTGTAGCCTCTCCATTGAGAGACATCTGGTTCCTGAGCTACTTGGGTAAGGATGACAGCAGCAacctgattttgtgtgtgtgtgtgagtgtgtgcgcgCGCCATGAGaatgcatgcgcacacacacgtgTTTGTGTTGTAGACCGTAAAGGACTGAGCTTATTACACATCTTCCTGCACCACCTCTTCAAGCACTTCTGTCCTTAGTGTTGAGATTTCTACCTTAAGACCTAAATTCCTCTTGCTTCTATTTAAGACCATCACATTTCATTGTTGTGGAGCCAGAACATGCCTGGGCAGCCTGTACTTGTGGAGCAAATGGGGACAGTGGGGCGGATATGCACTAAAGCAACACTGAAAAGTAGGCCACCTTGACCTCTGGCACCACCTACCAGCATTCTCTATATTTTCTATCTCCTGGGACCCCTACCCccacccagttttttttttctgccctctGCTGAAGAACTTTTGGGTGGTCTCTAATTACCCTCTGTTCCCAAACGCTCTACTCATTCCTTTGAGATGGGGATCCCAGCTAAGTGTTCAAATAGGAGCAAGCTGATGAAAGTGGTTCCCCAGGTGTGAATCCCTACAGAATTAACCTTCAGGGGTCTGCTGTACAGAAACGAAATGTCAGCTCTCTCCTCAGGCAGAATGAATGTCAGGAGTGGAGGGATTTCTGGAAGTGCATGAAACTTCCCATGGAGTCTTCCCCTACCAAGCCAAACGTTGCCTGCCCCCCAGCAGTGATGTCACCCCAATAGGTAGGGCTTGGTTCACTGCCATTCTGCTCAGAGAAGGCAACAGATCCttggccgtgtgtggtggctcatgcctgtaatcccagcactttgggagggcaaagcaggcagatcacctgaagtcaggagtttgagactggcctggccaacatggtgaaaccttgtctctactaaaagtacaaaaaaattagccaagcacggtggtgcacgcctctagtcccagctatttgggaggctgagacttgagaattgcttgaacctgggcagtgcAGGTTGCAGCAAGATGAGATCGCgccagcgcactccagcctgggtgacagagcgagactgtctcaatttaaaaaaaaaaaaaaaaaaagccacagatcCTGGAGCAGGAGAAGGGTCAGTGTCACCTACTTTCCAACAATGCTTCAGAGACCTGGCCCCCAGCTCCTTCCTCCTGCTCTCCAGTTCAGGGACACAGAAGATATCAGGGTAGGAGGTCCCACCTTAGAGATGAAAGCCCAACACACCCATTTTACAGGAGAAACTTGGGCTACGGAGGGGGTGTGACTTTTCTCAGCAAGGCTCCATTCCGTACCCATTCTGACATCTTGTGGCATTCTCTCTTCCTGGGATTGTTCTTGCCTTTCATCCGGGCTGTTCAGCTGACACATATCCAGCTTGTGGTCCACTAGGACCATATCATTCCTTGATACTGCTTACTTTTCTTTGGTATCTCTTGATGACACATACTTTCTTTCCCTTGACAGCCTTCTTGATCTTTCTcctgtgatttattttccttgtcaCCCTTTTGGGCTACACGTTTGAGTTTTAACTTTGGTTTACCTGGTGCCAGCTGCTTTCACCTTCAGTCAAGTTTCTATAAGGATTTATTTACAAAGATGTGCGCAGGAAGATAAGATTGAATCTTTGCTCTGTAGCAATTATCAGAATAGACTAGTTAAGAGGGGACGCAGACATGGAATAGTAGGAGAGCCAGGCAGGACAATCTCAAGTGCAGTTTGGGGGTAGGGTGGGAGGGCATGTCTCAGCTCCCGGCTGGGGGCTAAGTAGGGCTGgtctccctcccttccaccccaAGCCCTTATAAGGGTTATACCCCTGACTTGCTATTATCTGCTTTCCAGGGCTGTGGGCAGCCCCTTGGTCATGGACCCTATCAGCATCTGCAGGAAGGCACGGCGGCTGGCCGGGAGGCAGGCCGAGTTGTGCCAGGCTGAGCCGGAAGTAGTGGCAGAGCTAGCCCGGGGCGCCCGGCTCGGGGTGCGAGAGTGCCAGTTCCAGTTCCGCTTCCGCCGCTGGAACTGCTCCAGCCACAGCAAGGCCTTTGGACGCATCCTGCAGCAGGGTCAGTGTGGGGAGGGGGCGGAAGTGGGGCTGCTTTCTCCAGGCTGGGGGACCCGAGGAGTGGGGAGCTGGTTCGCTGAAGTTGCCTGAGCCCCACTTCCCCGTCGCATGTATCTGGGCACTCTGCAAGgaccctgcctcccaggcccctGGTCCCAGGTTTCAGGTCCCAGGCCCCAGCTGACCGCCCCAACCCGTGCTGATTGCACCTCTGCATTCGCAGACATTCGAGAGACAGCCTTCGTGTTTGCCATCACCGCGGCGGGCGCCAGCCACGCCGTCACGCAGGCCTGTTCCATGGGCGAGCTGCTGCAGTGCGGCTGCCAGGCGCCCCGCGGGCGGGCCCCTCCCCGGCCCTCCGGCCTGCCCGGCACCCCCGGACCCCCTGGCCCCGCGGGCTCCCCGGAAGGCAGCTCCGCCTGGGAGTGGGGAGGCTGCGGCGACGACGTGGACTTCGGGGACGAGAAGTCGAGGCTCTTTATGGACGCGCGGCACAAGCGGGGACGCGGAGACATCCGCGCGTTGGTGCAACTGCACAACAACGAGGCGGGCCGGCTGGTGCGTAGGGGCACGACGGAGTGAGTGTGTGCGGAAATGTGAGTGTGCCCGCAGGAGCGTGCTTGAGAAAGTGTGGGCAGGAGTGAGGGCGTGTAGGTGGAGGGGGCGTTAATGTGTGGGGGAGTGGGCATGTGCGGAAAGACGGGCTGCAAGCATGGATGGACATGTGGGAGGAGGGGTGTCCAACCTCAAGAAGGAGTCACTTGGGGGTCTGAGAAGGCCAGATGCTGGGCGGTACAGTGGGCAGAATGGGGAAGGGATACTCAGGGAATAGGACTGAGGGTCTTTAGTGACCCCAGGTAGAGAGGGCACAGCTTCAAGACAGGACAGGTGAAGCAAAGCTTGCAGTGGGTAGGGGGTCTGGATGCCTGGGCAGGGG encodes the following:
- the WNT6 gene encoding protein Wnt-6, with amino-acid sequence MLPPAPSRLGLLLLLLLCPAHVGGLWWAVGSPLVMDPISICRKARRLAGRQAELCQAEPEVVAELARGARLGVRECQFQFRFRRWNCSSHSKAFGRILQQDIRETAFVFAITAAGASHAVTQACSMGELLQCGCQAPRGRAPPRPSGLPGTPGPPGPAGSPEGSSAWEWGGCGDDVDFGDEKSRLFMDARHKRGRGDIRALVQLHNNEAGRLAVRSHTRTECKCHGLSGSCALRTCWQKLPPFREVGARLLERFHGASRVMGTNDGKALLPAVRTLKPPGRADLLYAADSPDFCAPNRRTGSPGTRGRACNSSAPDLSGCDLLCCGRGHRQESVQLEENCLCRFHWCCVVQCHRCRVRKELSLCL